A single window of Dermochelys coriacea isolate rDerCor1 chromosome 2, rDerCor1.pri.v4, whole genome shotgun sequence DNA harbors:
- the RBM48 gene encoding RNA-binding protein 48, which translates to MAAPGDGVGGVCKHHAQQDVCDSRAKYREGRRPRAVKVYTVNLESRYLLIQGVPALGVMKELVEQFALYGAIEEYNALDEYPAEQFKEVYLIKFQKLQSARVAKRKLDERSFFGSLLHVCYAPEFETVQETREKLQDRRKYIAKTTSNRVHFVAKKIQEPKKTVSKNSKHDFQPETLGFSAADANTGNWDPSVCCPYSYKPSCEFSSRNTACPSGGHFQSVLALPQYVNNCAETSEYFSQSKHVTQSAQQGGHTNTPVALVLQRKVPSDNGIGRFMPRTTQLQERKRKRDQGNQIDFIGIDSDSTEVIIGPRLPEIPKVDMDDDSLNTSASLIRNKLKEVTVSVPESSVEKPEDTQTKPPMKQRRRI; encoded by the exons gTGTATACTGTCAACTTGGAATCTCGTTATTTGCTAATACAGGGAGTTCCTGCTTTGGGTGTTATGAAGGAATTAGTGGAACAATTTGCATTATATGGTGCCATTGAAGAGTACAATGCTTTAGATGAGTATCCAGCAGAACAATTTAAAGAAGTTTATCTTATCAAATTCCAAAAATTACAGAGTGCAAG ggTAGCCAAGAGAAAACTGGATGAACGGAGTTTCTTTGGTAGTTTGCTTCATGTGTGTTATGCTCCAGAATTTGAAACAGTCCAAGAGACTAGGGAGAAGCTGCAAGACAGGAGAAAGTATATAGCAAAAACAACAAGTAATAGAG TTCATTTTGTGGCAAAGAAGATACAGGAGCCTAAAAAGACTGTTTCAAAGAACTCCAAACATGACTTTCAACCAGAAACCTTAGGATTCAGTGCAGCTGATGCAAATACTGGTAATTGGGATCCATCTGTATGTTGTCCTTACTCTTACAAGCCATCTTGTGAATTTTCATCAAGAAACACAGCATGTCCTTCAGGAGGTCATTTTCAGAGTGTGTTGGCATTACCTCAATATGTCAATAACTGTGCTGAAACTTCTGAATACTTCAGCCAAAgtaaacatgtgactcaaagtgCACAACAGGGGGGACATACTAACACACCTGTTGCTCTTGTGCTGCAAAGAAAAGTTCCTTCCGATAACGGAATTGGAAGATTTATGCCCCGAACAACTCAACTGCAAGAgcgaaagagaaagagagaccaaGGCAATcaaattgacttcattggaatagACTCAGATAGTACTGAAGTCATTATTGGTCCACGGCTACCAGAAATACCAAAAGTGGACATGGATGATGATTCATTGAATACTTCAGCAAGTTTAATTCGAAATAAACTTAAGGAG GTAACAGTTTCTGTTCCAGAATCATCTGTGGAAAAGCCAGAGGATACTCAAACAAAGCCACCGATGAAGCAGAGAAGAAGAATATAG